The Terriglobia bacterium genomic sequence CAGACGTGGTTGGGCTTAAAGACGGTTCCGGCGTCAATCTCCTCCACTGGGCCACGATCACCGACCGGCCCGCCCTGATACCGGTGCTCGCTGAAGCGCACGTCCCGATAAATGAAATGGACGACAATGGCTTCACGCCGCTGATGTACGCCGCCACCATTGATTTCGGCGATGATGATGTGTTGAAAGCCCTACTTAAGGCCGGTGCAGATAAGACGATTCGGAACCTGGAAGGTCGAACGCCGCTGGCTCAGGCGAAGTACTATAAGCACTCACACCTTGAAGCTGCGCTGCGATAGGCGCTCTCACGAAAATCTTGCGGCCCTGGAGGACCGTCTCGGTCACCAGCAGAGGCACCGACCAGGCAAACCAACTTGCCGCAGCCATGCGCTCTACCAGAGTGCCGGCGCGAACCATTTCAAAGACCGTCGTCAGGACGCGAAGCGTGACGAATCCGAACGTTACCACGTAACTGCGGATCATCCACTCCCGATGCTGCTCGACCATTCCGCGGCAGATCGCAATCGTAGCCAGCGCCGTTGTGACGATCCATGCGCATCCCATCGCGGTCAGGCCCATTCCGAAGACCCAGCCGAAATCCGTGTGAAATGCGAGATAGAACGCAGCTGTTCCGCTCATGGCCACAGCTGTGACGTAACCGATACCGAGCACTCGATGCAGTACTTTCGCCCGCTGATTCAGCCCAAGCCAGAACTGCAGCGGTCCCAAAAGGATCGCGCCGCTGCCCGCGAGAATATGCATCGTTAGCCATTCGCGCCGCGGCCCATAAATACCGAAACGTCCGGGA encodes the following:
- a CDS encoding DUF2306 domain-containing protein, translating into MRNRGNVFVFAPAAIALWFIYGFVLNYVGGDPGRFGIYGPRREWLTMHILAGSGAILLGPLQFWLGLNQRAKVLHRVLGIGYVTAVAMSGTAAFYLAFHTDFGWVFGMGLTAMGCAWIVTTALATIAICRGMVEQHREWMIRSYVVTFGFVTLRVLTTVFEMVRAGTLVERMAAASWFAWSVPLLVTETVLQGRKIFVRAPIAAQLQGVSAYSTSPEPAAFDLPGSESSYLHRP